Proteins encoded by one window of Nocardia goodfellowii:
- a CDS encoding anthrone oxygenase family protein, with protein sequence MFALRIAALVAAALASGLIGGVFYAYAISVMPALNRSDDRTIVDVMQKINVVIINPWFMLGFMGTVGFSILAAVLHLGKDHRATLVWIAVAVVLNVIAFAVTVGFNVPLNDQLAAAGDVAQIQNLAQVRADFEAGWVRWNIIRAVLHTLAFLVLCGALFVAGVQRGESATAAAPAPGAVPGQFAAPSNPPTRPFGAQQNIGQYGGGQSQPGRPVPGQH encoded by the coding sequence ATGTTCGCGCTCCGTATCGCCGCGCTCGTGGCGGCCGCGCTGGCTTCGGGCTTGATCGGCGGGGTGTTCTACGCCTACGCGATCTCGGTGATGCCCGCGCTGAATCGGTCCGACGACCGCACGATCGTCGACGTCATGCAGAAAATCAACGTGGTGATCATCAATCCGTGGTTCATGCTCGGATTCATGGGCACGGTCGGTTTCAGCATCCTGGCGGCGGTTCTGCACCTCGGAAAGGACCACCGGGCCACCCTGGTCTGGATCGCGGTCGCTGTGGTGCTCAACGTGATCGCCTTCGCGGTCACGGTGGGTTTCAACGTGCCGCTGAACGATCAACTGGCCGCCGCGGGCGATGTGGCCCAGATCCAGAACCTGGCGCAGGTGCGCGCCGATTTCGAAGCCGGCTGGGTGCGCTGGAACATCATCCGCGCCGTGCTGCACACGCTGGCGTTCCTGGTGCTGTGCGGCGCGCTGTTCGTCGCCGGGGTTCAGCGCGGCGAGAGCGCCACGGCGGCGGCCCCGGCTCCGGGCGCGGTGCCCGGTCAGTTCGCGGCTCCCTCGAATCCGCCGACCCGTCCGTTCGGCGCACAGCAGAACATCGGGCAGTACGGCGGCGGGCAGTCCCAGCCGGGGCGTCCGGTTCCCGGTCAGCACTGA
- a CDS encoding FHA domain-containing protein: MDESGTWQEFMLAPEQQRITIGRSVHADLSMPWDAEVSRLHAAVEYLGAHWTIVDDGLSRNGTFVNGDRLAGRRRLMAGDKIRVGSSMVEFRHYGAVADDPTRTATATMPTLRSLTDTQRSVLVALCRPYKNNAGFATPASNQQIAEELFLSVDAIKTHLRVLFAKFGVENLPQNQKRVRLAALAMQSGLISDRDL; the protein is encoded by the coding sequence ATGGATGAGTCGGGTACCTGGCAGGAGTTCATGCTCGCGCCCGAGCAGCAGCGGATCACCATCGGCCGCTCCGTTCACGCCGATCTGTCCATGCCCTGGGACGCCGAGGTGTCCCGCCTGCACGCCGCCGTGGAATACCTCGGCGCGCACTGGACCATCGTCGACGACGGGCTCTCCCGCAACGGCACTTTCGTCAACGGTGATCGGCTGGCGGGCCGGCGAAGGCTGATGGCGGGGGACAAGATTCGCGTCGGCAGCTCCATGGTCGAATTCCGCCATTACGGCGCGGTAGCCGACGACCCCACCCGCACCGCCACCGCCACCATGCCGACCCTGCGTTCGCTCACCGACACTCAGCGTTCGGTATTGGTCGCGCTGTGCCGCCCGTACAAAAACAACGCCGGCTTCGCCACGCCCGCCTCCAATCAGCAGATCGCCGAGGAATTGTTCCTCAGCGTCGATGCGATCAAGACTCATCTGCGCGTGTTGTTCGCCAAGTTCGGAGTGGAAAACCTGCCGCAGAACCAGAAGCGAGTTCGCTTGGCGGCCTTGGCGATGCAGAGCGGCCTCATCTCTGATAGAGATCTCTGA
- a CDS encoding histone-like nucleoid-structuring protein Lsr2: MAKKVTVSLIDDVDGESIADETIEFAIDGVSYEIDLSSANAAKLRDGLDQWVSSARRVSGRRRVKAAAGTAATPKGRVSIDREQSAAIREWARRNGHKVSARGRISADITDAYNKASKG, encoded by the coding sequence ATGGCAAAGAAGGTCACCGTTAGCCTGATCGACGATGTCGATGGTGAGTCCATCGCGGACGAGACCATCGAGTTCGCGATCGACGGTGTGTCGTACGAGATCGACCTGTCGTCGGCAAATGCCGCGAAGCTGCGCGATGGGCTGGATCAGTGGGTTTCCAGCGCTCGCCGGGTGAGTGGACGTCGCCGGGTGAAGGCCGCCGCGGGCACCGCCGCGACCCCGAAGGGCCGGGTTTCCATCGATCGCGAACAAAGCGCCGCAATTCGCGAGTGGGCGCGCCGGAATGGACACAAGGTGTCCGCGCGCGGTCGCATCTCGGCCGACATCACCGATGCGTACAACAAGGCCTCGAAGGGCTGA
- the lysS gene encoding lysine--tRNA ligase, with product MRIRRDKRERLLAAGTEAYPVVVARTHTLAEIRGAYPELEPGAETGEQVGVVGRVIFVRNTGKLCFATLQEGDGTKLQAMISLNGVGADALAAWKSDVDLGDFVFVHGEVISSRTGELSVMADSWSMSAKSLRPLPVAHKEMNEESRVRQRYVDLIVRPEAREMARTRVAVVRALRNALERRGFLEVETPMLQTLHGGAAARPFVTHSNALDMDLFLRIAPELFLKRCVVGGLEKVFEINRNFRNEGADSTHSPEFAMLETYEAYGTYDTSAVMTRELVQEVAQEAFGTQVLTLADGTEYDLSGEWATVEMYPSLSDSIGVPVTPETTVAELLKLADRVGLEIPEGKGYGHGKLVEELWEHVYGDKLYAPTFVRDFPVETSPLTRQHRSKPGVTEKWDLYVRGFELATGYSELVDPVIQRERFVDQARLAAQGDDEAMVLDEDFLAAMEYGMPPTTGTGMGIDRLLMALTGLGIRETILFPIVRPVTR from the coding sequence ATGCGGATTCGCCGGGACAAGCGTGAGCGGCTACTCGCCGCGGGTACCGAGGCTTATCCGGTGGTGGTGGCGCGCACGCACACCCTGGCCGAAATCCGGGGCGCGTATCCGGAACTGGAGCCCGGCGCCGAGACCGGCGAGCAGGTCGGTGTCGTCGGCCGCGTCATTTTCGTGCGCAATACCGGAAAGCTGTGTTTCGCGACGCTGCAGGAAGGTGACGGCACCAAGCTGCAGGCGATGATCAGTCTCAACGGCGTCGGCGCGGATGCGCTCGCGGCGTGGAAGTCCGATGTCGATCTCGGTGACTTCGTGTTCGTGCACGGCGAGGTCATCTCCTCGCGGACCGGCGAATTGAGCGTCATGGCCGATTCCTGGTCCATGTCCGCGAAGTCGCTGCGGCCGCTGCCGGTCGCGCACAAGGAGATGAACGAGGAATCGCGGGTCCGGCAGCGCTATGTCGATCTGATCGTGCGGCCGGAGGCCCGGGAAATGGCGCGGACCAGGGTCGCTGTGGTGCGCGCGCTACGCAACGCGCTGGAGCGCCGCGGCTTCCTCGAGGTCGAGACCCCGATGTTGCAGACGCTGCACGGCGGCGCGGCGGCGCGTCCCTTCGTCACCCACTCCAATGCCCTGGATATGGATCTCTTCCTGCGCATCGCCCCGGAGCTGTTCCTCAAGCGGTGTGTGGTCGGCGGCCTGGAGAAGGTCTTCGAGATCAACCGGAACTTCCGTAACGAGGGCGCCGACTCCACGCATTCGCCGGAGTTCGCCATGCTGGAAACCTATGAGGCGTACGGCACCTACGACACCTCCGCGGTGATGACCCGGGAATTGGTGCAGGAGGTCGCGCAGGAGGCGTTCGGCACCCAGGTTCTGACGCTCGCCGACGGCACCGAATACGATCTCAGCGGCGAGTGGGCAACCGTCGAGATGTACCCCTCGTTGTCCGATTCGATCGGTGTTCCGGTCACTCCGGAAACAACTGTGGCGGAATTGCTGAAGCTCGCCGATCGGGTCGGTTTGGAAATTCCGGAGGGTAAAGGCTACGGTCACGGCAAACTTGTCGAGGAACTTTGGGAGCACGTGTACGGCGACAAACTGTATGCGCCGACTTTCGTGCGTGACTTCCCCGTGGAGACATCACCGCTCACTCGACAGCATCGCAGCAAACCTGGAGTTACCGAAAAATGGGATCTCTATGTGCGCGGCTTCGAGTTGGCAACCGGCTATTCCGAGTTGGTCGATCCGGTCATCCAGCGTGAGCGCTTCGTGGACCAAGCCAGGCTCGCCGCGCAGGGCGACGACGAAGCCATGGTCCTCGACGAAGACTTCCTTGCCGCGATGGAGTACGGTATGCCACCGACGACGGGAACCGGTATGGGAATCGATCGCTTGTTGATGGCACTGACGGGATTGGGAATCCGCGAAACGATACTGTTCCCAATTGTGCGTCCGGTCACCCGCTGA
- a CDS encoding rhodanese-like domain-containing protein: MTHLTIDQMLDKARTRLRRRYAFELPEALGRGAILVDIRPQAQRDREGTLPGALVIERNVLEWRLDPTSSARLALAADHDVEWIIVCSEGYTSSLAAASLQELGLHRATDLIGGYQALKAAGLLSIAIRAPHFAREVQALSSL; this comes from the coding sequence ATGACGCATTTGACCATTGATCAGATGCTCGACAAGGCCCGTACCCGACTGCGCCGGCGCTACGCATTCGAATTGCCCGAGGCCCTGGGCCGCGGTGCGATTCTGGTCGACATCCGGCCGCAGGCACAGCGCGACCGCGAGGGCACCCTGCCCGGTGCGCTGGTGATCGAGCGGAATGTCTTGGAATGGCGCCTCGACCCCACCAGTTCCGCGCGGCTGGCGCTGGCCGCCGACCATGACGTGGAATGGATCATCGTCTGCTCGGAGGGCTATACCTCCAGTCTCGCCGCGGCCTCGCTGCAAGAACTCGGTCTGCACCGGGCGACCGATCTGATCGGCGGCTATCAGGCGCTGAAAGCCGCCGGGTTGCTCAGCATCGCGATCCGGGCCCCGCACTTCGCCCGTGAGGTCCAGGCGCTGTCCTCGTTGTAA
- a CDS encoding cysteine dioxygenase — protein sequence MRSSALSLPVSGRTAPAPALPTRLRPADLLRLTDESADGVLAGKFDHLLPADGIWPVEERWATRLVTDDEVDIWLISWTPGKSTELHDHAGSLGALTVLSGALTEFRWDGTQLRQRTLSAGDQAAFPIGWVHDVERAHEPAGLGDPTLSVHAYSPPLTAMSYYEVTDRGTLRRTHTVLTDQPEGDN from the coding sequence ATGCGTTCTTCTGCTCTTTCCCTCCCTGTTTCCGGCAGGACGGCTCCGGCGCCCGCGTTGCCCACTCGGCTGCGCCCGGCTGATCTGCTGCGTCTCACCGACGAGAGCGCCGACGGCGTCCTCGCAGGGAAATTCGACCATCTGCTACCCGCCGATGGCATCTGGCCGGTCGAGGAGCGCTGGGCCACCCGCCTGGTCACCGATGACGAGGTCGATATCTGGCTGATCAGCTGGACCCCCGGTAAGTCCACCGAATTGCACGATCACGCCGGCTCGCTCGGCGCGCTCACCGTTTTGAGCGGCGCGCTCACCGAATTCCGCTGGGATGGCACGCAATTACGGCAGCGCACCCTGTCGGCCGGCGATCAGGCCGCTTTCCCGATCGGCTGGGTGCACGACGTCGAACGCGCCCACGAACCCGCCGGACTGGGTGATCCCACGCTCAGCGTGCACGCCTATTCCCCGCCGCTTACGGCCATGTCGTATTACGAGGTGACCGATCGCGGCACCTTGCGGCGCACCCACACCGTCCTCACCGACCAGCCCGAAGGTGATAACTGA
- a CDS encoding type III pantothenate kinase, with protein sequence MLLTIDVRNTHVELGLFAGSGNHAKLARHWRLHTNPLLTADEFAMQVRGLIGDQLDQVMGVAALSTVPPVLREIRLMLDRYWREVPHVVVEPGVRTGIPLLVDNPKEIGADRIVNTLAAHHQFGTSAIVVDFGTATTVDLVSAKGEFLGGVIAPGVEISSEALIERAALRRVELARPRSVVGKNTVEAIQSGAIYGFAGLVDGLIDRIRDEFDAFSGDDVAVVATGISAPLIVPESETIEHHEPHLTSTGLRLVYERNQQRRKP encoded by the coding sequence ATGCTGCTGACCATCGATGTCCGCAACACCCACGTCGAATTGGGGTTGTTCGCGGGCTCGGGTAACCACGCGAAGCTGGCGCGGCACTGGCGCCTGCATACCAATCCGCTGCTCACCGCCGACGAATTCGCCATGCAGGTGCGCGGGTTGATCGGCGATCAGCTGGATCAGGTGATGGGCGTCGCCGCCCTCTCTACGGTGCCGCCGGTGCTGCGCGAGATCCGGCTGATGCTGGATCGGTACTGGCGCGAGGTGCCGCACGTCGTGGTGGAACCCGGTGTGCGGACCGGAATTCCGCTGCTGGTCGACAATCCGAAAGAAATCGGCGCCGACCGCATCGTGAATACCCTTGCGGCCCATCATCAATTCGGCACGTCCGCGATTGTCGTGGATTTCGGCACGGCGACCACGGTGGACCTGGTCTCGGCCAAAGGTGAATTCCTGGGCGGGGTGATCGCGCCCGGCGTCGAGATCTCCAGCGAGGCGTTGATCGAGCGGGCCGCGCTGCGCCGGGTGGAGTTGGCCCGGCCGCGGTCGGTGGTCGGCAAGAACACCGTCGAGGCCATCCAGTCCGGGGCGATCTACGGCTTCGCCGGTCTGGTGGACGGCTTGATCGACCGGATCCGCGACGAATTCGACGCCTTCTCCGGTGACGATGTCGCGGTGGTGGCGACCGGTATCAGCGCGCCGCTCATCGTCCCGGAGTCGGAGACGATCGAACATCACGAACCGCACCTGACCTCCACCGGCCTGCGCCTGGTCTACGAGCGCAACCAGCAGCGCCGCAAGCCGTAA
- the panD gene encoding aspartate 1-decarboxylase — protein sequence MLRTMMKSKIHRAVVTHADLHYVGSVTVDQDLLDAADLLEGEQVAIVDITNGARLETYVIAGERGSGVIGINGAAAHLVHPGDLVILIAYAQMNEREVREYDPKVVFVDDRNRQVELGSDPAHAPEGSDLISPRALSFN from the coding sequence ATGCTGCGCACCATGATGAAGTCCAAGATCCACCGGGCCGTCGTCACCCACGCCGACCTGCACTACGTCGGCTCGGTCACGGTCGACCAAGACTTGCTCGACGCCGCCGATCTGCTCGAGGGTGAGCAGGTCGCCATCGTCGACATCACCAACGGCGCCCGCCTCGAGACCTATGTGATCGCCGGTGAGCGCGGTTCCGGAGTCATCGGAATCAACGGCGCCGCAGCACATCTCGTGCACCCGGGCGACCTGGTGATCCTGATCGCCTACGCCCAGATGAACGAGCGGGAAGTCCGCGAGTACGACCCGAAGGTAGTCTTCGTCGACGACCGTAACCGCCAGGTCGAGCTGGGTTCCGATCCCGCGCACGCCCCGGAGGGCTCGGATCTGATCTCCCCGCGCGCGTTGAGCTTCAACTGA
- the panC gene encoding pantoate--beta-alanine ligase, giving the protein MDPKLRDAYRPGELTVHHDPAVVSAISKAMRGVGRTVGFVPTMGALHEGHLAIVREAKRRNRVVIVSIFVNPLQFGAGEDLDKYPRTLEADVELLRGEGVDVVFAPSALDMYPDGPRTTVQPGPLGAELEGASRPTHFAGMLTVVAKLLQIVRPTEAYFGEKDYQQLTLIRQLVRDLNFDVEVVPVPTVREADGLAMSSRNRYLGPAQRESALALSAALLAGKLSGGLGADGVLAAAREVLDAASGVEVDYLELRSTTLGPAPVTGNARLLVAARVGNTRLIDNVPIVLTPTSAALKAAVS; this is encoded by the coding sequence GTGGATCCGAAACTGCGTGACGCTTACCGCCCCGGCGAGCTGACCGTCCACCACGATCCGGCGGTGGTGTCCGCGATCAGCAAGGCCATGCGCGGTGTCGGCCGCACGGTCGGCTTCGTGCCCACCATGGGCGCGTTGCACGAGGGTCATCTGGCCATCGTGCGGGAGGCCAAGCGGCGCAATCGCGTCGTCATCGTGTCGATCTTCGTCAACCCGCTGCAGTTTGGCGCCGGTGAGGATCTGGACAAGTACCCGCGCACGCTGGAGGCCGACGTCGAACTGCTGCGCGGCGAAGGCGTGGACGTGGTGTTCGCGCCCAGCGCGCTCGACATGTATCCCGACGGTCCCCGCACCACCGTGCAGCCGGGCCCGCTCGGCGCCGAGCTCGAGGGCGCGAGCCGCCCCACGCATTTCGCGGGCATGCTGACCGTGGTCGCGAAGCTGCTCCAGATCGTCCGCCCCACCGAGGCGTACTTCGGCGAGAAGGACTACCAGCAGCTCACCCTGATCCGGCAGCTGGTCCGGGACCTGAATTTCGACGTGGAGGTCGTGCCGGTGCCGACCGTGCGGGAGGCCGACGGGCTGGCGATGTCCTCGCGCAACCGCTATCTCGGCCCGGCGCAGCGGGAATCCGCGCTCGCGCTGTCCGCGGCGCTGCTCGCGGGCAAGCTCTCCGGTGGACTCGGCGCCGACGGCGTGCTCGCCGCGGCCCGCGAGGTGCTCGACGCCGCCTCCGGTGTCGAGGTCGACTACTTGGAGCTGCGGTCCACCACCCTGGGGCCCGCGCCCGTCACCGGCAATGCCCGCCTGCTGGTCGCGGCCAGGGTCGGCAATACCCGCCTGATCGACAACGTTCCGATCGTGCTCACCCCGACCAGCGCCGCGCTCAAAGCCGCTGTCTCCTGA
- a CDS encoding Rossmann-like and DUF2520 domain-containing protein, with amino-acid sequence MTSDGGLDPAPARLTVGIVSAGRVGSALGVALERAGHVVFGVSAISDASVHRARTRLPDSEILPVEDVVARSELLLLAVPDAELAGLVRGMATAGLVRSGTIVAHTSGANGVGVLAPLAAQGALPLAIHPAMTFTGHDEDVARLGNACFGITAADDIGYAIAQSLVIEMGGEPVRVAEENRALYHAALAHGSNHLVTVIVDAVAALRQALAGPGLLGQPIVDDQPNGLAERLLAPLASAALDNALRRGQSALTGPVARGDAEAVAAHLRALEAVDSRLATGYRAMSLRTAERAQTNPALIELLAGPSSAVRSSPEAVAQRDQVGLRTDEEGTQRGSETA; translated from the coding sequence ATGACTTCTGACGGTGGCCTGGACCCGGCGCCCGCACGCCTGACGGTGGGAATCGTCTCGGCGGGACGCGTCGGTTCGGCCCTGGGCGTCGCCTTGGAACGCGCCGGGCACGTGGTGTTCGGCGTCTCCGCGATCTCCGACGCCTCCGTGCATCGGGCCCGTACCCGCCTGCCCGATTCCGAGATCCTCCCGGTCGAAGACGTGGTCGCGCGCAGTGAGCTGCTGTTGCTCGCCGTCCCCGACGCCGAGCTGGCCGGCTTGGTCCGGGGTATGGCCACCGCCGGGCTGGTCCGCTCCGGCACGATCGTCGCGCACACCTCCGGTGCGAACGGCGTCGGCGTGCTCGCCCCGCTAGCCGCGCAAGGCGCGCTGCCACTGGCCATTCATCCCGCCATGACCTTCACCGGTCACGACGAGGACGTCGCCCGGCTGGGCAATGCCTGCTTCGGCATCACCGCCGCCGACGACATCGGGTACGCCATCGCCCAGTCGCTGGTGATCGAAATGGGCGGTGAACCGGTCCGGGTCGCCGAGGAGAACCGCGCGCTGTACCACGCCGCGCTCGCGCACGGCAGTAACCACCTGGTCACCGTGATCGTGGACGCGGTGGCGGCCCTGCGCCAAGCGCTGGCCGGTCCCGGCCTGCTCGGCCAGCCCATCGTCGACGATCAGCCGAACGGCCTGGCCGAACGCCTGCTCGCCCCGCTCGCCTCGGCCGCGTTGGACAACGCCCTGCGTCGTGGCCAGTCCGCCCTGACCGGTCCCGTCGCCCGGGGTGACGCCGAAGCGGTCGCCGCGCACCTGCGAGCGCTCGAGGCCGTCGACAGCCGGCTGGCCACGGGATACCGGGCCATGTCGCTGCGCACGGCCGAACGGGCGCAGACCAATCCGGCCCTGATCGAGTTGCTGGCAGGACCCTCCTCGGCCGTGCGGTCGAGCCCGGAGGCGGTAGCACAGCGTGACCAGGTAGGGCTCCGAACAGACGAAGAAGGTACACAGCGTGGATCCGAAACTGCGTGA
- a CDS encoding DUF6779 domain-containing protein → MVSPSRTSTSRSRRDQAGKLFIGSLILLGLVASVFLVFSNSLQFVRIGLVAALWAAVIGALAATRYRREATVDKAKARDLQKVYELQLEREVTARREYELSVEARVRQEVGADAAEMAALRAELSVLRHSLQRLFDGELPVERPALRADTTRMQELPVSSANPANNSSANADPWVMGLPGGIGEQMRSSVTPVFSPDHPEAPQFASPFDEPVTAETQVVSREDDNIQDAEITDERRYSDPGSTWADAFTEAKPAAEEPKSAPLRLPPLDQQPEQPRPVPPRARPTTTAAPAPRIGTPTSRRRRRVDADAESGPGSRKLSVAEIMANLQSEENGRG, encoded by the coding sequence ATGGTTTCACCCTCCCGTACCAGCACTTCCCGGTCGCGACGGGACCAAGCGGGAAAATTGTTCATCGGTTCGCTGATTCTGCTCGGTCTGGTTGCCAGCGTTTTCCTGGTCTTCAGCAACAGCTTGCAATTTGTCAGAATCGGCTTGGTCGCGGCGCTCTGGGCTGCCGTGATCGGCGCATTAGCCGCGACCCGCTATCGCAGGGAAGCCACGGTAGACAAGGCCAAGGCGCGCGACCTGCAAAAGGTCTACGAGTTGCAGCTGGAGCGGGAGGTGACAGCGCGGCGGGAATACGAGCTGAGCGTCGAAGCCCGGGTGCGCCAGGAGGTCGGGGCCGACGCCGCCGAAATGGCCGCTCTCCGAGCCGAACTCAGCGTGCTACGGCACAGCCTGCAGCGGCTCTTCGACGGTGAACTACCCGTGGAGCGGCCCGCGCTACGCGCGGACACGACCAGAATGCAGGAATTACCGGTCAGTTCGGCTAATCCGGCGAACAATAGCTCGGCGAATGCCGACCCCTGGGTGATGGGCCTACCCGGCGGCATCGGCGAGCAGATGCGCAGCAGTGTGACCCCCGTGTTCTCCCCGGATCATCCGGAGGCGCCGCAATTCGCGAGCCCGTTCGACGAGCCGGTGACCGCCGAAACCCAAGTCGTTTCCCGCGAAGACGACAACATTCAGGACGCCGAGATCACCGACGAGCGGCGCTACTCCGATCCCGGCTCGACCTGGGCCGACGCCTTCACCGAGGCGAAACCAGCCGCCGAGGAGCCCAAGTCCGCGCCGCTGCGCCTGCCGCCGCTCGATCAGCAGCCCGAACAGCCGCGCCCGGTTCCGCCGCGTGCCCGTCCCACCACCACGGCCGCGCCCGCTCCGCGTATCGGCACCCCTACCTCGCGCCGGCGCCGCCGCGTCGACGCCGACGCCGAGTCCGGCCCGGGTTCGCGCAAACTCTCGGTCGCCGAGATCATGGCGAACCTGCAGTCCGAGGAAAACGGCCGCGGCTGA
- a CDS encoding DUF3180 domain-containing protein, protein MKPTRILDLVANLLIAAVAAWAATRMAYANFPAISVFAGASLFPVAVIEAVLAFMIRAKVNNDEIGDGRNRLHPITAARAVALAKASVHVGSIAAGVWLGFLCWVFPQRGTLRAAAADSPGAIVGLLAGLALAAAALWLEYCCRAPDDPPDDAATT, encoded by the coding sequence CTGAAGCCGACCCGGATCTTGGATCTCGTCGCGAATCTGCTGATCGCGGCCGTCGCCGCCTGGGCCGCCACGCGTATGGCGTACGCCAATTTTCCGGCCATCTCGGTCTTCGCCGGAGCGTCGCTGTTCCCGGTGGCGGTGATCGAGGCGGTGCTGGCGTTCATGATCCGAGCGAAGGTCAACAACGACGAGATCGGGGACGGCCGGAATCGGCTGCATCCGATCACGGCAGCGCGTGCTGTGGCATTGGCGAAGGCCTCGGTGCATGTCGGCTCGATCGCCGCGGGCGTCTGGCTCGGTTTCCTGTGCTGGGTTTTCCCGCAGCGCGGGACCTTGCGCGCGGCCGCCGCCGATTCGCCCGGCGCCATCGTCGGTTTGCTCGCGGGCCTCGCGCTGGCGGCGGCGGCGCTGTGGCTCGAGTATTGCTGTCGAGCCCCGGACGACCCGCCGGACGACGCCGCAACTACCTAG
- the folK gene encoding 2-amino-4-hydroxy-6-hydroxymethyldihydropteridine diphosphokinase → MTRAVLSIGSNLGDRLAHLRSVVDGLGARVRAVSAVYSTAPWGGVDQDDYLNAIVLVDDPEFSCADWLRAGQRLEQAADRVRVVRWGARTLDVDVVWCADGDQPCRSTDPELTLPHPQAHNRAFVLVPWLEVDPAAELEVDGVPYPIGELLRRLDPAERAGVHRTEHILATTTSGG, encoded by the coding sequence GTGACGCGCGCCGTGCTGTCGATCGGCTCGAATCTGGGGGACCGGCTCGCGCATCTGCGCAGCGTGGTCGACGGCCTGGGCGCGCGTGTGCGCGCGGTCTCCGCGGTGTACTCGACCGCCCCGTGGGGCGGGGTCGACCAGGACGATTATCTCAATGCCATTGTGCTGGTGGATGATCCGGAGTTCAGCTGTGCCGATTGGCTGCGCGCCGGGCAACGGTTGGAGCAGGCCGCCGACCGAGTACGGGTGGTGCGCTGGGGCGCGCGAACCCTCGACGTCGACGTGGTCTGGTGCGCCGACGGCGACCAGCCGTGCCGCAGCACCGACCCGGAGCTGACACTGCCGCATCCGCAGGCGCACAACCGCGCGTTCGTGCTGGTGCCGTGGCTGGAGGTGGACCCGGCCGCGGAACTCGAGGTCGACGGCGTGCCGTATCCGATCGGCGAGTTGCTGCGCCGGCTGGATCCGGCCGAGCGCGCGGGCGTCCACCGGACCGAGCACATTCTGGCTACCACGACCAGCGGGGGTTGA
- the folB gene encoding dihydroneopterin aldolase, giving the protein MDGVANTAHRAQAGNTALSTDRIELRGLRVFAHHGVFDFERRDGQEFIVDLTLWTDFAAAAQSDDIADTVHYGELAELAVRIVQGTPRNLIETVAAELADEVMSDPRVQACEVVLHKPSAPIPHTFADVRVVTARSRG; this is encoded by the coding sequence ATCGACGGCGTGGCGAACACCGCACATCGAGCACAGGCAGGAAATACGGCATTGAGCACCGACCGCATCGAGTTGCGTGGCCTGCGCGTCTTCGCCCACCACGGAGTTTTCGACTTCGAGCGGCGGGACGGACAGGAGTTCATCGTCGATCTGACCCTGTGGACCGATTTCGCGGCCGCCGCGCAGTCCGACGACATCGCCGACACCGTGCACTACGGCGAGCTGGCCGAGCTGGCGGTGCGGATCGTGCAGGGCACGCCCCGCAACCTGATCGAGACGGTGGCCGCCGAACTCGCCGACGAGGTGATGAGCGATCCGCGCGTGCAGGCCTGTGAGGTGGTGCTGCACAAGCCGTCCGCGCCGATCCCGCACACCTTCGCCGACGTTCGCGTCGTCACCGCGAGGAGTCGCGGGTGA